In Zingiber officinale cultivar Zhangliang chromosome 11B, Zo_v1.1, whole genome shotgun sequence, a single window of DNA contains:
- the LOC122033900 gene encoding LOW QUALITY PROTEIN: uncharacterized protein LOC122033900 (The sequence of the model RefSeq protein was modified relative to this genomic sequence to represent the inferred CDS: substituted 2 bases at 2 genomic stop codons), which produces MASMKSFRHLLLLLAVALLSLFRRVVAAARRLLSFVSLRELLLHLSFLRCGLRPVTLDLGHASLHIWGPNPRRASRKPALLLIHGFGGNSKWQWERQIGALSRSFDLYIPDLLFFARSHSSCADRSVGYQARCVVEVMRLIGVARYSVMGINYGGFVVFRLAEMEAESVERVAILTAGICMSPEXLXVMSAKEKRDVCEPLLPQKADDLRALVSRSMYRPPPKCFTKLNHFTFLRLSFI; this is translated from the coding sequence ATGGCATCCATGAAATCCTTTCGCCACCTGCTTCTGCTCCTCGCCGTCgccctcctctccctcttccgcCGAGTCGTCGCCGCCGCCCGACGCCTGCTCTCCTTCGTCTCCCTGCGCGAGTTGTTGCTCCACCTCTCCTTCCTCCGCTGCGGTCTCCGGCCCGTCACGCTCGACCTCGGCCATGCATCGCTGCACATCTGGGGCCCCAACCCCCGACGCGCCAGCCGGAAGCCTGCCCTCCTCCTCATTCACGGCTTCGGCGGCAACTCAAAGTGGCAATGGGAGCGCCAGATCGGGGCCCTATCCCGCTCCTTCGATCTCTATATCCCGGACCTCCTCTTCTTCGCCAGATCCCATTCCTCCTGCGCCGACCGTTCCGTGGGCTACCAGGCACGGTGCGTCGTAGAGGTGATGCGCCTCATCGGGGTCGCCCGGTACTCCGTGATGGGGATCAACTACGGCGGGTTCGTGGTGTTCCGCCTGGCGGAGATGGAGGCGGAGTCGGTGGAGCGCGTGGCGATTCTCACCGCTGGAATCTGCATGTCGCCGGAGTAGTTGTAGGTGATGTCTGCAAAAGAGAAGAGAGACGTGTGCGAGCCGTTGCTGCCGCAGAAGGCAGACGATCTGAGGGCCCTCGTCAGCCGGTCCATGTACCGCCCCCCCCCCAAGTGCTTCACAAAGTTAAATCACTTTACATTTCTAAGGCTCTCTTTTATATAG